A stretch of Camelina sativa cultivar DH55 chromosome 18, Cs, whole genome shotgun sequence DNA encodes these proteins:
- the LOC104761870 gene encoding uncharacterized protein LOC104761870 isoform X2 — translation MVERTTSLGVGGNNGEFSGVRETMWAQQELLQKINQELDAEREASSSAASEALSMILRLQGEKAALEMEASQYKRMAEEKMCHAETSLALFEDLIYQKEMEIASLGFQVQAYRCKLLSLGCSDPAVIENRFPENLIFYGDTSRGNQKTKMKRNLSSPFDGIPSERSMLLSDVSGESFEEKKGLVESSLSPREDLNAYWDQIRRIDEHVREISDSREVQKESRFPLLRRESLSHALVSQVSNTILESAKSDVSTIMEIMKNPERYSVKDTSLETPILSPKNVQDIFEVPRTKESLTIISEEEDHEERNVRGKMVSSSNYERRVSRPPRDTSIKGEHLSLLKEIREQLNVMQSEMRSLRSELHQSKPVYHVEEFRALNSIQEAMIHFWL, via the exons atGGTGGAGAGAACGACGAGTTTGGGGGTGGGAGGTAACAATGGAGAATTCTCAGGGGTAAGAGAAACGATGTGGGCACAACAAGAGCTTCTTCAAAAGATCAACCAAGAGCTTGACGCTGAACGTGAAGCTTCTTCATCTGCAGCGAGCGAGGCTTTGTCGATGATCCTACGGCTTCAAGGTGAGAAAGCTGCGTTGGAGATGGAGGCTAGTCAGTACAAGAGAATGGCTGAGGAGAAGATGTGTCACGCAGAGACATCTCTTGCCCTTTTCGAAGATCTGATTTATCAGAAGGAAATGGAGATTGCGTCTCTTGGGTTTCAGGTTCAGGCTTATAGGTGTAAACTACTCAGCCTTGGTTGCTCTGATCCGGCTGTGATTGAGAACAGGTTCCCTGAAAATCTCATCTTTTACGGTGATACCTCTCGTGGGAATCAAAAGACCAAGATGAAGCGAAATCTATCG AGTCCATTTGATGGGATACCTAGTGAAAGAAGCATGCTTTTGTCTGATGTGAGTGGTGAAAgctttgaagagaagaaaggtcTTGTTGAGAGTTCTTTATCTCCTCGTGAAGACTTGAATGCTTATTGGGATCAGATCAGGAGAATAGATGAGCATGTTAGAGAGATTTCAGATTCAAGAGAGGTTCAGAAAGAATCTAGATTCCCTTTGCTTAGGCGTGAGTCTTTGTCACATGCGTTAGTGTCACAGGTTAGCAATACTATCCTTGAGTCAGCTAAGAGTGATGTCAGTACGATAATGGAGATAATGAAGAACCCTGAAAGATACTCTGTGAAAGACACTTCTTTAGAGACACCGATTCTGTCTCCCAAGAATGTTCAAGACATCTTTGAGGTTCCTAGGACGAAGGAAAGCCTTACAATCATCTCGGAAGAAGAGGATCACGAAGAAAGAAAT GTTAGAGGCAAGATGGTGAGTAGTAGTAATTACGAAAGAAGAGTGAGTAGGCCGCCAAGAGATACGAGTATCAAGGGAGAACATTTGAGTTTGCTTAAGGAGATTCGAGAACAGCTTAATGTAATGCAGTCAGAGATGAGAAGCTTAAGATCAGAACTGCATCAATCTAAACCTGTGTATCATGTAGAGGAGTTTCGAGCCCTTAACTCAATTCAAGAG GCTATGATTCACTTCTGGCTGTAG
- the LOC104761871 gene encoding shikimate O-hydroxycinnamoyltransferase isoform X2: MKIWVKQSAIVKPAKETPSHSLWLSNLDQIQVRFHMGTLYFFNPCSSSNLPNTQLLIDALSKVLVLFYPVAGRLQKDKNGRLEVRCNGEGVMYVEAETDSTVQDIGLLTQSLDLSELVPTIDYSGDISSFPLVLFQVTYFKCGAICVGSSIHHTFGDATSLGYIMEAWSQTARGLSVKLTPFFDRTVLCAREPPCPVFPHTEYQPPPFRNPRMKSLAYRSNPESDSAIASLKLTLLQLKALKAKAEIADSKFSTYEVLVAHIWRCACFATEDLSEKDLTRLHIIVDGRSRLQPKLPQRYIGNTLFHARPVLLLADFRRERFSGTVERVHREIRKMDNTYLRSAIDYLERHPDLDYLVPGEGNPIFSCAANFCIVSLTKQMASELDFGWGKAFYERVSHMNEGKGFVIRSIDEEGSLIVTMCLKKTQLGKFQKLFYDFLNVSAL, encoded by the exons ATGAAGATTTGGGTAAAGCAAAGTGCGATCGTGAAGCCAGCTAAAGAAACGCCTTCACATAGTTTATGGCTTTCCAATTTAGACCAGATACAAGTAAGGTTTCACATGGGCACACTCTACTTCTTCAATCCTTGTTCCTCCTCCAATCTTCCCAACACTCAACTCCTCATCGATGCTCTGAGCAAGGTTCTTGTCCTCTTCTATCCTGTCGCTGGAAGACTCCAAAAAG ATAAGAATGGGAGGTTGGAGGTCCGATGCAATGGAGAAGGAGTTATGTATGTGGAGGCTGAGACTGATTCTACTGTACAGGACATTGGCTTACTCACTCAAAGTTTGGATCTTTCTGAACTTGTACCTACTATTGACTACTCAGGAGACATTTCCTCCTTCCCTCTTGTTCTCTTTCAG GTCACCTATTTCAAATGTGGAGCGATCTGTGTTGGAAGTTCAATACACCATACATTCGGGGATGCTACTTCTCTTGGGTATATCATGGAAGCATGGTCTCAAACTGCTCGGGGACTTTCAGTTAAGCTAACACCGTTCTTCGACCGCACTGTTCTTTGTGCACGGGAGCCTCCCTGTCCTGTCTTTCCTCACACTGAATACCAACCACCCCCATTTCGCAATCCTCGGATGAAATCCCTGGCTTATAGATCAAATCCTGAATCTGATTCTGCAATTGCCAGTCTCAAGCTCACACTTCTTCAACTGAAAGCTCTTAAAGCAAAGGCTGAGATTGCTGATAGTAAGTTCAGTACTTATGAAGTTCTGGTGGCGCATATTTGGCGTTGTGCTTGCTTTGCAACTGAAG ATTTAAGTGAAAAAGACTTGACGAGATTGCATATCATAGTTGATGGGAGGTCAAGACTACAACCGAAGCTTCCGCAAAGATACATTGGGAACACTCTCTTCCATGCTCGGCCAGTATTACTGCTGGCTGATTTTCGGAGAGAGCGTTTCAGCGGAACAGTGGAGAGAGTTCACAGAGAAATTAGGAAAATGGACAACACGTACTTGAGATCAGCAATAGACTACTTGGAGAGACATCCTGATCTCGATTACTTAGTTCCAG GGGAAGGGAATCCGATCTTCAGCTGCGCAGCAAACTTCTGCATCGTCAGTCTAACGAAGCAGATGGCTTCTGAACTGGATTTTGGATGGGGAAAGGCCTTCTACGAGAGAGTTTCACATATGAATGAAGGGAAAGGATTTGTAATTAGGAGCATAGACGAAGAAGGGAGTTTGATAGTGACCATGTGCTTGAAGAAGACTCAGCTTGGTAAGTTTCAGAAGCTGTTCTATGACTTTCTTAACGTGTCTGCGTTGTGA
- the LOC104761866 gene encoding tetraspanin-15, whose product MADNAQVVPIEEPAATVTATETTTTTTTEPEAKSSDQMESQTDNKPPVGTLVTLVNILAAGVLPIFTFVLSLTLLGYAVWLLYMRSYDCEDILGLPRVQTLASVGLLAVFVVSNAALFLRRKFPMPALVVMVVILLLMLFIGLAYAGVNEMQSRRFPATRTWFNLKVMDDVNWNNIKSCVYDKGACNDLIYGTPNEKPYNRRKMPPIKNGCCMPPETCNMDSLNATFWYRRKDEGPPLKTTVMYDGYGDEMLVGRISDCQLWRNDWSVLCYDCRSCKFGFVRSVRRKWWQLGIFLIVISIFLLISHLLIFLATFWERFKG is encoded by the exons ATGGCTGATAATGCCCAAGTAGTACCCATCGAGGAACCAGCCGCAACCGTCACTGCCACAGAAACGACAACTACAACAACCACTGAGCCAGAAGCCAAGAGCTCTGACCAAATGGAGTCACAGACTGATAATAAGCCACCCGTTGGAACATTGGTTACACTTGTCAACATTTTAGCCGCTGGTGTCCTTCCGATCTTCACTTTCGTCCTCTCACTTACACTTCTCGGCTACGCCGTGTGGCTCCTTTACATGCGTAGCTACGACTGCGAAGATATCCTCGGTCTGCCACGTGTCCAGACGCTAGCTAGCGTCGGCCTCCTTGCGGTGTTCGTTGTTAGCAATGCGGCTCTCTTTCTACGGCGGAAGTTTCCGATGCCGGCACTTGTGGTGATGGTGGTGATCTTGTTGTTGATGCTTTTCATCGGTTTGGCGTATGCGGGAGTCAATGAGATGCAGAGCCGGCGGTTTCCAGCGACAAGGACGTGGTTCAATCTCAAAGTCATGGACGATGTGAACTGGAACAATATCAAATCTTGTGTCTACGATAAGGGAGCTTGTAACGACCTCATTTACGGAACTCCAAATGAAAAACCTTACAATAGAAGAAAAATGCCACCCATCAAG aatGGATGTTGTATGCCGCCGGAGACATGTAACATGGATTCGTTAAACGCGACGTTTTGGTACAGAAGAAAAGACGAAGGGCCACCGTTAAAGACGACGGTGATGTACGATGGATACGGTGATGAGATGCTGGTCGGAAGGATAAGTGACTGTCAGCTGTGGAGGAACGATTGGAGCGTGTTGTGCTATGATTGTAGATCTTGCAAATTCGgatttgtaaggtcggtaaGGAGGAAATGGTGGCAGCTTGGTATCTTCTTGATCGTCATCTCCATATTTCTTCTCATCTCTCATCTCTTGATCTTCTTGGCCACTTTTTGGGAACGATTCAAAGGTTAG
- the LOC104761870 gene encoding uncharacterized protein LOC104761870 isoform X1 translates to MVERTTSLGVGGNNGEFSGVRETMWAQQELLQKINQELDAEREASSSAASEALSMILRLQGEKAALEMEASQYKRMAEEKMCHAETSLALFEDLIYQKEMEIASLGFQVQAYRCKLLSLGCSDPAVIENRFPENLIFYGDTSRGNQKTKMKRNLSSPFDGIPSERSMLLSDVSGESFEEKKGLVESSLSPREDLNAYWDQIRRIDEHVREISDSREVQKESRFPLLRRESLSHALVSQVSNTILESAKSDVSTIMEIMKNPERYSVKDTSLETPILSPKNVQDIFEVPRTKESLTIISEEEDHEERNKESQVRGKMVSSSNYERRVSRPPRDTSIKGEHLSLLKEIREQLNVMQSEMRSLRSELHQSKPVYHVEEFRALNSIQEAMIHFWL, encoded by the exons atGGTGGAGAGAACGACGAGTTTGGGGGTGGGAGGTAACAATGGAGAATTCTCAGGGGTAAGAGAAACGATGTGGGCACAACAAGAGCTTCTTCAAAAGATCAACCAAGAGCTTGACGCTGAACGTGAAGCTTCTTCATCTGCAGCGAGCGAGGCTTTGTCGATGATCCTACGGCTTCAAGGTGAGAAAGCTGCGTTGGAGATGGAGGCTAGTCAGTACAAGAGAATGGCTGAGGAGAAGATGTGTCACGCAGAGACATCTCTTGCCCTTTTCGAAGATCTGATTTATCAGAAGGAAATGGAGATTGCGTCTCTTGGGTTTCAGGTTCAGGCTTATAGGTGTAAACTACTCAGCCTTGGTTGCTCTGATCCGGCTGTGATTGAGAACAGGTTCCCTGAAAATCTCATCTTTTACGGTGATACCTCTCGTGGGAATCAAAAGACCAAGATGAAGCGAAATCTATCG AGTCCATTTGATGGGATACCTAGTGAAAGAAGCATGCTTTTGTCTGATGTGAGTGGTGAAAgctttgaagagaagaaaggtcTTGTTGAGAGTTCTTTATCTCCTCGTGAAGACTTGAATGCTTATTGGGATCAGATCAGGAGAATAGATGAGCATGTTAGAGAGATTTCAGATTCAAGAGAGGTTCAGAAAGAATCTAGATTCCCTTTGCTTAGGCGTGAGTCTTTGTCACATGCGTTAGTGTCACAGGTTAGCAATACTATCCTTGAGTCAGCTAAGAGTGATGTCAGTACGATAATGGAGATAATGAAGAACCCTGAAAGATACTCTGTGAAAGACACTTCTTTAGAGACACCGATTCTGTCTCCCAAGAATGTTCAAGACATCTTTGAGGTTCCTAGGACGAAGGAAAGCCTTACAATCATCTCGGAAGAAGAGGATCACGAAGAAAGAAAT AAAGAATCACAGGTTAGAGGCAAGATGGTGAGTAGTAGTAATTACGAAAGAAGAGTGAGTAGGCCGCCAAGAGATACGAGTATCAAGGGAGAACATTTGAGTTTGCTTAAGGAGATTCGAGAACAGCTTAATGTAATGCAGTCAGAGATGAGAAGCTTAAGATCAGAACTGCATCAATCTAAACCTGTGTATCATGTAGAGGAGTTTCGAGCCCTTAACTCAATTCAAGAG GCTATGATTCACTTCTGGCTGTAG
- the LOC104761871 gene encoding shikimate O-hydroxycinnamoyltransferase isoform X1: MKIWVKQSAIVKPAKETPSHSLWLSNLDQIQVRFHMGTLYFFNPCSSSNLPNTQLLIDALSKVLVLFYPVAGRLQKDKNGRLEVRCNGEGVMYVEAETDSTVQDIGLLTQSLDLSELVPTIDYSGDISSFPLVLFQVTYFKCGAICVGSSIHHTFGDATSLGYIMEAWSQTARGLSVKLTPFFDRTVLCAREPPCPVFPHTEYQPPPFRNPRMKSLAYRSNPESDSAIASLKLTLLQLKALKAKAEIADSKFSTYEVLVAHIWRCACFATEDLSEKDLTRLHIIVDGRSRLQPKLPQRYIGNTLFHARPVLLLADFRRERFSGTVERVHREIRKMDNTYLRSAIDYLERHPDLDYLVPGEGNPIFSCAANFCIVSLTKQMASELDFGWGKAFYERVSHMNEGKGFVIRSIDEEGSLIVTMCLKKTQLGKFQKLFYDFLNVSAL, translated from the exons ATGAAGATTTGGGTAAAGCAAAGTGCGATCGTGAAGCCAGCTAAAGAAACGCCTTCACATAGTTTATGGCTTTCCAATTTAGACCAGATACAAGTAAGGTTTCACATGGGCACACTCTACTTCTTCAATCCTTGTTCCTCCTCCAATCTTCCCAACACTCAACTCCTCATCGATGCTCTGAGCAAGGTTCTTGTCCTCTTCTATCCTGTCGCTGGAAGACTCCAAAAAG ATAAGAATGGGAGGTTGGAGGTCCGATGCAATGGAGAAGGAGTTATGTATGTGGAGGCTGAGACTGATTCTACTGTACAGGACATTGGCTTACTCACTCAAAGTTTGGATCTTTCTGAACTTGTACCTACTATTGACTACTCAGGAGACATTTCCTCCTTCCCTCTTGTTCTCTTTCAG GTCACCTATTTCAAATGTGGAGCGATCTGTGTTGGAAGTTCAATACACCATACATTCGGGGATGCTACTTCTCTTGGGTATATCATGGAAGCATGGTCTCAAACTGCTCGGGGACTTTCAGTTAAGCTAACACCGTTCTTCGACCGCACTGTTCTTTGTGCACGGGAGCCTCCCTGTCCTGTCTTTCCTCACACTGAATACCAACCACCCCCATTTCGCAATCCTCGGATGAAATCCCTGGCTTATAGATCAAATCCTGAATCTGATTCTGCAATTGCCAGTCTCAAGCTCACACTTCTTCAACTGAAAGCTCTTAAAGCAAAGGCTGAGATTGCTGATAGTAAGTTCAGTACTTATGAAGTTCTGGTGGCGCATATTTGGCGTTGTGCTTGCTTTGCAACTGAAG ATTTAAGTGAAAAAGACTTGACGAGATTGCATATCATAGTTGATGGGAGGTCAAGACTACAACCGAAGCTTCCGCAAAGATACATTGGGAACACTCTCTTCCATGCTCGGCCAGTATTACTGCTGGCTGATTTTCGGAGAGAGCGTTTCAGCGGAACAGTGGAGAGAGTTCACAGAGAAATTAGGAAAATGGACAACACGTACTTGAGATCAGCAATAGACTACTTGGAGAGACATCCTGATCTCGATTACTTAGTTCCAGGGGAAGGGAATCCGATCTTCAGCTGCGCAGCAAACTTCTGCATCGTCAGTCTAACGAAGCAGATGGCTTCTGAACTGGATTTTGGATGGGGAAAGGCCTTCTACGAGAGAGTTTCACATATGAATGAAGGGAAAGGATTTGTAATTAGGAGCATAGACGAAGAAGGGAGTTTGATAGTGACCATGTGCTTGAAGAAGACTCAGCTTGGTAAGTTTCAGAAGCTGTTCTATGACTTTCTTAACGTGTCTGCGTTGTGA
- the LOC104761872 gene encoding D-amino-acid transaminase, chloroplastic-like produces the protein MMISQFVCSPKPVAGCSPEMTVNIWNFASLSLVQCFSRHGFRFPHKSKRERMILMCSDSISQSWNVPVLSSSEVIERLKQARGGQQFLAMYSSVVDGITTDPAAMVLPLDDHMVHRGHGVFDTATIVNGYLCELDQHLDRIIRSASMAKIPLPFHREDIRRILIQTVSVSGCRDGSLRYWLSTGPGDFLLSPSHCREPTLYAIVIKTNLTTNPKGVKVVTSSVPIKPPEFATVKSVNYLPNVLSQMEAEAKGAYAGIWVDKDGFIAEGPNMNVAFVVNGGNELVMPRFDNVLSGCTAKRTLTLAEELVNKGMLKSVKVMDVTVEDGKKADEMMLIGSGVLINPVIQWDEEFIGDGKEGPIAKALLDLLLEDMSSGPSSVRVCVPY, from the exons ATGATGATCTCTCAATTCGTTTGTTCCCCGAAGCCCGTCGCTGGCTGCTCGCCGGAGATGACAGTTAACATTTGGAATTTCGCGTCTCTCTCCCTCGTTCAATGTTTTTCTAGACATGGCTTTCGATTCCCACATAAGTCGAAACGAGAAAGAATGATTCTCATGTGTTCTG aTTCAATCTCTCAGTCCTGGAATGTTCCTGTTCTATCTAGCTCTGAG GTTATTGAGAGGCTAAAACAAGCAAGAGGAGGACAACAGTTTCTGGCCATGTACTCAAGTGTTGTTGACGGAATAACAACCGATCCTGCAGCGATGGTTCTTCCGTTGGATGATCACATGGTTCACCGTGGTCATGGAGTCTTTGACACTGCCACGATCGTTAATGG GTACCTTTGTGAATTGGATCAGCACCTTGACCGTATCATACGGTCTGCATCAATGGCTAAGATCCCACTTCCATTCCATCGAGAAGATATTAGAAGAATCCTCATCCAAACCGTTAGCGTTTCTGGGTGTAGAGATGGGTCTCTAAGATACTGGCTCTCTACAGGCCCAGGGGATTTTCTCCTATCTCCATCTCACTGTCGCGAACCAACTCTCTACGCCATTGTGATAAAAACGAACTTGACCACTAACCCAAAAGGTGTCAAGGTAGTGACCTCGTCTGTCCCAATAAAGCCTCCAGAGTTTGCCACAGTGAAAAGCGTTAACTACCTCCCTAACGTGCTCTCACAAATGGAGGCTGAGGCTAAGGGAGCTTATGCAGGAATTTGGGTTGATAAGGATGGGTTTATCGCAGAAGGTCCGAACATGAATGTTGCATTTGTTGTTAATGGTGGTAACGAGCTTGTAATGCCGCGGTTTGATAACGTTTTGAGCGGATGCACAGCAAAGAGAACGCTTACGCTCGCTGAAGAGCTGGTAAACAAGGGGATGCTTAAAAGTGTGAAAGTAATGGATGTGACAGTCGAAGATGGGAAGAAAGCAGATGAGATGATGCTTATTGGGAGTGGAGTTCTCATCAACCCTGTGATTCAATGGGATGAAGAATTCATTGGGGATG GAAAAGAAGGTCCTATAGCAAAGGCGCTTTTGGATCTCTTGCTCGAAGATATGAGCTCTGGTCCATCTTCCGTTCGTGTTTGTGTTCCTTACTGA
- the LOC104761869 gene encoding uncharacterized protein LOC104761869, producing MGSKEKVDNEKTLDKSKDMLSQLQQRVDKISSELQTSGSSAETSPDVQNVYNEIKQLLKTTTKPLQVPSQASPHIRDDLDTVFAAEEVGHSCDLCQRDLATDPERPNLSLRSLQEACVLSCGHVYHFKCLKGTTLDIDNHSKDPSCVFCISCSS from the exons ATGGGTTCGAAAGAAAAAGTCGATAATGAAAAAACACTAGACAAGAGTAAGGATATGCTCTCACAGCTTCAACAGAGGGTTGATAAAATCAGTTCAGAGTTGCAAACGTCAGGATCATCCGCAGAAACTTCACCTGATGTTCAAAACGTCTACAACGAAATCAAACAACTTCTCAAGACGACTACCAAGCCTCTCCAAGTTCCGAGTCAAGCGTCGCCACATATTCGCGACG ACCTTGACACAGTGTTTGCTGCTGAGGAAGTTGGACATTCGTGCGACTTATGTCAGAGAGATCTTGCTACTGATCCAGAACGGCCTAATCTTTCCTTGCGCAGCTTACAAGAGGCGTGCGTGTTGTCTTGTGGTCATGTCTACCACTTCAAGTGTTTGAAAGGCACCACTCTTGATATTGATAACCATTCTAAAGATCCTTCGTGCGTTTTCTGCATTAGCTGTTCCAGCTGA
- the CER3 gene encoding protein ECERIFERUM 3 → MVALLSTWPWENFGNLKYILYGPLVAQVVYSWAYEEDITKALWCLHILIICGLKALVHELWSVFNNMLFVTRTLRINPKGIDFKQIDHEWHWDNYIILQAIIASLICYMSPPLMRMMNSLPLWNTKGLIALIVLHVTFSEPLYYFLHKSIHRNNYFFTHYHSFHHSSPVPHPMTAGNATLLENLVLCVVAGVPLIGSCLFGVGSLSVIYGYAVMFDFMRCLGHCNVEIFSHKLFETLPFLRYLIYTPTYHSLHHQEMGTNFCLFMPLFDVLGNTQNPNSWELQKKIRLSAGERKRVPEFVFLAHGVDVMSAMHAPFVFRSFASLPYTTRFFLLPMWPFTFCVMLGMWAWSKTFLFSFYTLRNNLCQTWGVPRFGFQYFLPFATQGINNLIEEAILTADKIGVKVISLAALNKNEALNGGGTLFVNKHPNLRVRVVHGNTLTAAVILNEIPKDVKEVFLTGSTSKLGRAIALYLCRRGVRVLMLTLSVERFQKIQKEAPVEFQNYLVQVTKYNAAQHCKTWIVGKWLTPREQSWAPAGTHFHQFVVPPILKFRRNCTYGDLAAMRLPKDVEGLATCEYTMERGVVHACHAGGVVHMLEGWEHHEVGAIDVDRIDLVWEAAMKYGLSSVSSLTN, encoded by the exons atggttgCTCTTTTATCTACTTGGCCTTGGGAAAACTTTGGCAATCTCaag TATATATTGTACGGTCCATTAGTTGCACAAGTGGTGTACTCATGGGCATATGAAGAAGATATCACAAAGGCTCTTTGGTGTCTTCATATTCTCATCATCTGTGGACTCAAAGCACTCGTTCATGAACTATGGAGCGTTTTCAACAACATGCTTTTCGTGACTCGTACTCTAAGGATTAATCCTAAAGGCATCGACTTTAAGCAGATTGATCACGAATGGCACTG GGACAATTACATAATCCTACAAGCAATAATAGCGAGTTTGATCTGCTACATGTCTCCACcattgatgaggatgatgaacaGTCTTCCTCTGTGGAACACGAAAGGACTCATCGCATTAATTGTGCTACACGTGACTTTCTCAGAGCCTTTATACTACTTTCTGCACAAATCTATCCATCGTAACAACTACTTCTTCACGCATTACCACTCCTTCCACCACTCATCTCCTGTTCCACATCCCATGACTG CTGGAAACGCAACGTTATTGGAAAACCTTGTGCTCTGTGTCGTAGCTGGAGTTCCTTTGATTGGATCTTGCTTGTTTGGGGTTGGTTCATTAAGTGTGATCTACGGATACGCTGTTATGTTTGATTTCATGAGATGTTTAGGACACTGCAACGTTGAGATATTCTCACACAAGCTATTCGAGACTCTTCCATTCCTACGATATCTCATCTACACTCCAAC GTACCATAGTCTACATCATCAAGAAATGGGGACCAACTTTTGTCTATTTATGCCTCTCTTTGATGTTTTGGGCAACACACAAAACCCAAACTCGTGGGAACTCCAAAAGAAGATTCGTCTCAGTGCAG GGGAACGGAAGAGAGTACCGGAGTTTGTGTTCTTAGCTCACGGAGTGGATGTAATGTCGGCGATGCACGCACCATTCGTGTTCAGATCGTTTGCTTCACTTCCGTACACTACAAGGTTCTTCTTGCTGCCAATGTGGCCATTCACGTTCTGTGTAATGTTGGGCATGTGGGCTTGGTCAAAGACTTTTCTTTTCAGCTTCTATACACTCAGAAACAATCTTTGCCAGACTTGGGGCGTTCCCAGATTCGGATTCCAA TATTTCTTACCGTTTGCTACACAAGGCATTAATAATCTGATTGAGGAAGCGATTCTGACAGCTGATAAGATTGGTGTTAAAGTTATAAGCTTGGCTGCTCTCAACAAG AACGAAGCTCTAAATGGTGGTGGAACGCTGTTTGTCAACAAGCACCCTAACCTTAGAGTTCGTGTGGTTCATGGGAACACTTTAACTGCAGCAGTGATTCTCAATGAAATTCCTAAAGATGTGAAAGAGGTTTTCTTGACTGGATCCACTTCTAAGCTTGGAAGAGCCATTGCTCTTTACCTCTGTCGCCGTGGAGTCAGAGTTCTC ATGTTGACATTGTCTGTGGAAAGGTTCCAAAAGATTCAGAAAGAGGCTCCTGTTGAGTTCCAGAACTACCTTGTACAAGTGACCAAATACAATGCTGCACAACACTGCAAG ACTTGGATCGTCGGAAAATGGTTAACACCGAGAGAGCAGAGCTGGGCTCCTGCAGGGACGCATTTCCACCAGTTTGTGGTGCCACCGATCCTCAAGTTTAGACGGAACTGCACTTACGGCGATCTAGCAGCTATGAGACTCCCTAAAGATGTTGAAGGACTCGCAACTTGCGAG TACACAATGGAGAGAGGAGTGGTTCACGCGTGCCATGCAGGAGGAGTGGTTCATATGCTAGAGGGTTGGGAGCATCATGAGGTTGGAGCCATCGACGTTGACCGTATTGATCTGGTGTGGGAAGCTGCCATGAAATACGGTCTTAGCTCTGTTTCTTCACTCACAAACTGA
- the LOC104761867 gene encoding cytochrome c oxidase subunit 6b-2-like — MMRQSTSTMIELKTAPADFRFPTTNQTRHCFTRYIEFHRCTTAKGEESNDCERFAKYYRALCPGEWVEKWNEQRESGTFPGPL, encoded by the exons ATGATGAGACAATCAACGTCCACAATG ATTGAACTGAAAACTGCTCCTGCTGATTTCAGATTCCctacaacaaaccaaaccagGCACTGCTTTACTCGGTACATCGAGTTCCACAG GTGTACAACTGCAAAAGGTGAGGAGTCTAATGACTGCGAAAGGTTTGCCAAGTATTACCGCGCCCTCTGTCCTGGAGAATGG GTTGAGAAGTGGAACGAGCAGAGGGAGAGTGGGACTTTTCCAGGTCCTCTTTGA